Proteins encoded by one window of Ovis canadensis isolate MfBH-ARS-UI-01 breed Bighorn chromosome 14, ARS-UI_OviCan_v2, whole genome shotgun sequence:
- the MMP15 gene encoding matrix metalloproteinase-15 codes for MGSDRSAPGRPGWAGSLLGGREAAARPQLLPLLLVFLSCLGRGAAAEDAEVNAENWLRLYGYLPQPSRHMSTMRSAQILASALAEMQRFYGIPVTGVLDEETKAWMKRPRCGVPDQFGVRVKANLRRRRKRYALTGRKWNNHHLTFSIQNYTEKLGWYHSLEAVRRAFRVWEQATPLVFQEVPYEDIRLRRQKEADIMVLFASGFHGDSSPFDGTGGFLAHAYFPGPGLGGDTHFDADEPWTFSSTDLHGNSLFLVAVHELGHALGLEHSSNPSAIMAPFYQWMDIDNFQLPEDDLRGIQQLYGTPDGQPQPTQPLPTVTPRRPGRPDHRPPRPPQPPPPGGKPERPPKPGPPPPPRVTERPDQYGPDICDGDFDTVAMLRGEMFVFKGRWFWRVRHNRVLDNYPMPIGHFWRGLPSDISAAYERQDGRFVFFKGDRYWLFREANLEPGYPQPLTSYGLGIPYDRIDTAIWWEPTGHTFFFQEDRYWRFNEETQRGDPGYPKPISVWQGIPASPKGAFLSNDAAYTYFYKGTKYWKFDNERLRMEPGYPKSILRDFMGCQEHVEAGPRWPDVARPPFNPDGGAEPGTGGDSEEGEEGGEAGPGGGGAAGPDEDGGSRVVVQMEEVTRTVNMVMVLVPPVLLLLCILGLTYALVQMQRKGAPRMLLYCKRSLQEWV; via the exons ATGGGCAGCGACCGGAGCGCGCCCGGACGGCCGGGCTGGGCGGGCAGTCTCCTTGGCGGCCGGGAGGCGGCTGCACGGCCGCAACTGTTGCCTCTGCTGCTGGTGTTTCTGAGCTGCCTGGGCCGCGGCGCAGCGGCGGAGGACGCCGAAGTCAATGCGGAG AACTGGCTGCGGCTCTACGGCTACCTGCCCCAGCCCAGCCGTCACATGTCCACCATGCGCTCCGCCCAGATCCTGGCCTCGGCCCTCGCCGAGATGCAGCGCTTCTACGGGATCCCCGTCACGGGTGTGCTGGACGAAGAGACCAAGGC GTGGATGAAGCGGCCCCGCTGTGGGGTGCCAGACCAGTTCGGGGTACGTGTGAAAGCCAACCTGCGGCGGCGGAGGAAGCGCTACGCCCTCACAGGGAGGAAGTGGAACAACCACCACCTGACCTTCAG CATCCAGAACTACACAGAGAAGCTAGGCTGGTACCACTCGCTGGAGGCGGTGCGCCGGGCCTTCCGTGTGTGGGAGCAGGCCACACCCCTGGTCTTCCAGGAGGTGCCTTATGAGGACATCCGACTGCGGCGGCAGAAGGAGGCAGACATCATGGTACTCTTTGCCTCTGGTTTCCATGGCGACAGCTCGCCATTTGATGGCACGGGTGGCTTTCTAGCCCACGCCTATTTCCCTGGCCCTGGTTTGGGTGGGGACACCCATTTTGATGCAGATGAGCCCTGGACCTTCTCCAGCACTGACCTGCATG GAAACAGCCTCTTCCTGGTAGCAGTGCATGAGCTGGGTCACGCACTGGGGCTGGAGCACTCGAGCAACCCCAGCGCCATCATGGCACCGTTCTACCAGTGGATGGACATCGACAACTTCCAGCTGCCCGAAGACGACCTTCGGGGCATTCAGCAGCTCTATG GCACCCCGGATGGCCAGCCACAGCCCACCCAACCTCTTCCCACTGTGACCCCCCGGCGGCCTGGCCGGCCAGACCACCGGCCCCCCAGACCCCCTCAGCCGCCTCCCCCGGGGGGGAAGCCGGAGCGGCCTCCGAAGCcaggccccccgcccccgccccgcgtcACAGAGCGGCCGGACCAGTATGGCCCCGACATCTGCGACGGGGACTTCGACACGGTGGCCATGCTGCGGGGGGAGATGTTCGTGTTCAAG ggCCGTTGGTTCTGGCGGGTGCGGCACAACCGTGTCCTGGACAACTATCCCATGCCCATCGGGCACTTCTGGCGGGGCCTGCCCAGTGACATCAGTGCCGCCTACGAGCGCCAGGATGGGCGTTTCGTCTTTTTCAAAG GTGACCGCTACTGGCTCTTCCGAGAAGCAAACCTGGAGCCGGGTTACCCACAGCCACTGACCAGCTACGGCTTGGGCATCCCCTACGACCGCATCGACACAGCCATCTGGTGGGAGCCCACAGGTCACACCTTCTTCTTCCAAGAGGACAG GTATTGGCGCTTCAACGAGGAGACGCAGCGTGGAGACCCCGGCTACCCCAAGCCCATCAGCGTGTGGCAGGGGATCCCCGCCTCCCCTAAAGGGGCCTTCCTGAGCAATGATGCAG CCTACACCTATTTCTACAAGGGCACCAAATACTGGAAGTTTGACAACGAGCGCCTGCGAATGGAGCCCGGCTACCCCAAGTCCATCCTGCGGGACTTCATGGGCTGCCAAGAGCATGTGGAGGCGGGGCCCCGGTGGCCCGACGTGGCCCGTCCACCCTTCAACCCCGACGGGGGTGCAGAGCCCGGGACGGGCGGTGACAGCGAGGAGGGCGAGGAGGGTGGTGAGGCGGGCCCTGGCGGTGGCGGCGCGGCAGGGCCGGACGAGGATGGGGGCAGCCGCGTGGTGGTGCAGATGGAGGAGGTCACGCGGACGGTGAATATGGTCATGGTGCTGGTGccccctgtgctgctgctgctttgcaTCCTGGGCCTCACCTACGCCCTGGTGCAGATGCAGCGCAAGGGCGCGCCCCGCATGCTCCTCTACTGCAAGCGCTCCCTGCAGGAATGGGTCTGA